ACTCCGGCGCCGCCGGCGCCGGAGTCGCCGCGGCTACAAAACCGGTGGCCTGGACCGCAGCCAGGAAGCGGGTGAAAAGCGACGGCCCGGCCTCGTTGCCCAGACGGGTCGTCTCCTGCATGACGCTCACCGCCTCGCCCAGGCGCTCGAAATTCTCGGCGGAATCCGCCAGCTCCGCCATGATGATCTTTTCCAGGACCTCTTTGAAGACCCGGATCATCGGCTGCA
This genomic window from Thermodesulfobacteriota bacterium contains:
- a CDS encoding chemotaxis protein CheA: MDAADKAISRYLDDMALKILMVEPGDLSVVGEILEILEQMLASATVAALPTLQPMIRVFKEVLEKIIMAELADSAENFERLGEAVSVMQETTRLGNEAGPSLFTRFLAAVQATGFVAAATPAPAAPE